From one Lycium ferocissimum isolate CSIRO_LF1 chromosome 5, AGI_CSIRO_Lferr_CH_V1, whole genome shotgun sequence genomic stretch:
- the LOC132056442 gene encoding uncharacterized protein LOC132056442, whose translation MARNMGHLLRLMMELPASRVGFSKHLASRLICSTTQGVQVKQDRPGEHDAHTSDEKEKVDNKNEGSTEVESDNDEGDNGYINKKTGEIGGPRGPEPTRYGDWEKGGRCSDF comes from the coding sequence ATGGCAAGAAATATGGGTCATCTCTTGAGATTGATGATGGAGCTTCCAGCATCCAGAGTTGGTTTTTCTAAGCACTTAGCTAGTCGACTCATCTGCTCTACAACTCAAGGAGTGCAAGTCAAACAGGATCGTCCTGGAGAGCATGATGCTCATACCTCGGATGAGAAGGAGAAGGTTGATAACAAAAATGAAGGGAGTACTGAAGTTGAGAGCGACAATGATGAAGGGGACAATGGTTACATTAATAAAAAGACTGGTGAGATTGGAGGCCCGAGAGGTCCTGAGCCCACCCGCTATGGCGACTGGGAGAAGGGTGGCCGCTGCTCTGATTTCTGA
- the LOC132056443 gene encoding putative RING-H2 finger protein ATL21B has product MELQKTIALFILFCYLISSTVANTEFCFTSACGKNEPLIRFPFRLRNFQSVDCGYPGFNLLCDASNETILRLPNKSGEFTVQAINYSTQEIWLNDPKDCLPQLLLKLNLSASPFSGVYYQDYTLFNCSLDYTMIKLNPIACLSGLHYTVYATSSMRGVSLLERPECKLIRTIAVPVQWPFYEQVVSSDLSGDILLTWANPYCKMCESRGGRCGLKRTMYTREIICENVRGSGFPKGAQYAIIVGAGVPAMLFFVGLLCFICGRIRSYRRRAAPVLEFSSTVAPQPIALVGLDEPTIASYPKTILGESRRLPKPNDNICPICLSEYQPKETLRTIPECQHCFHADCIDEWLRLNASCPVCRNSPKCVHGTV; this is encoded by the exons ATGGAATTGCAGAAAACCATTGCTCTGTTTATTCTCTTCTGTTATTTAATCAGTAGCACAGTCGCAAACACAGAATTTTGCTTCACATCTGCATGTGGCAAAAATGAACCACTTATCCGATTCCCTTTTCGTTTACGAAATTTCCAATCCGTAGATTGTGGCTATCCAGGTTTCAACCTGTTGTGCGATGCATCAAATGAAACAATTCTTCGACTACCAAATAAATCAGGAGAATTCACAGTCCAAGCCATAAATTATTCGACACAAGAAATATGGCTTAACGACCCCAAAGACTGCCTTCCTCAGCTACTCCTTAAGTTAAATCTCTCTGCTTCTCCTTTTTCCGGAGTTTATTATCAAGATTACACTCTGTTCAATTGCTCCTTAGATTATACGATGATCAAGCTAAATCCAATAGCTTGTTTAAGTGGTTTGCATTATACGGTATATGCTACATCGTCTATGAGAGGAGTTAGCTTGTTGGAAAGACCAGAGTGTAAATTGATACGAACTATAGCTGTACCAGTACAATGGCCTTTTTATGAACAGGTGGTCTCGTCGGATCTTAGTGGTGATATTCTTCTGACATGGGCTAATCCATATTGTAAAATGTGTGAGTCAAGGGGTGGACGATGTGGTTTGAAGAGGACCATGTATACTCGAGAAATCATTTGTGAGAATGTTCGTGGAAGTG GGTTTCCTAAAGGCGCACAATACGCTATAATTGTGGGAGCTGGGGTGCCAGCAATGTTATTTTTTGTTGGGCTTTTGTGTTTCATATGTGGAAGGATAAGGTCTTATAGGAGGAGAGCCGCACCAGTACTAGAATTCAGTTCAACCGTAGCACCACAACCCATTGCATTGGTTGGTTTAGATGAGCCCACAATAGCATCCTATCCCAAAACTATATTGGGAGAGAGTCGACGTTTGCCCAAGCCAAATGATAATATCTGCCCAATATGCTTGTCTGAATATCAGCCCAAAGAGACCTTAAGGACCATACCTGAATGTCAACACTGTTTCCATGCAGACTGTATAGATGAATGGCTTCGATTAAATGCTTCTTGTCCAGTTTGCCGCAATTCTCCTAAGTGTGTTCATGGTACCGTATAa
- the LOC132058291 gene encoding putative RING-H2 finger protein ATL69 isoform X1, which yields MEFPKTIALFLFFYNYFIGTIAVPVQRPFVEQVDLSADIRLTRVNSNCGWCESRGGRCVMMDTNFGEEMFFCDYLPAPPRDDKSEFPKGAKYAIAVGAGVPIMLLLIVLLCWITSSRRRAQPVLELSATVAPQPIALVGLDGPTIESYPKTTLGESRRLPKPDDKICPICLAEYQPNETLRTIPECQHSFHTDCIDEWLPLNASCPVCRKSPGPNPLSLSEAP from the exons ATGGAATTTCCAAAAACCATTGCtctgtttcttttcttttataattatttcATAGGAACTATAGCTGTTCCAGTACAGCGGCCTTTTGTTGAACAGGTGGATCTTAGTGCTGATATTCGGCTCACAAGGGTTAATTCAAATTGTGGGTGGTGCGAGTCAAGGGGTGGACGATGTGTTATGATGGACACCAATTTTGGTGAAGAAATGTTCTTTTGTGACTATTTGCCTGCACCGCCTCGCGATGATAAATCCG AGTTTCCGAAAGGCGCAAAGTATGCCATAGCTGTGGGAGCTGGGGTACCGATAATGTTACTCCTGATCGTGCTTCTATGTTGGATAACATCTAGCAGGAGGAGAGCCCAACCAGTACTAGAACTAAGCGCTACTGTGGCACCACAACCCATTGCATTGGTGGGCCTAGATGGACCCACGATAGAATCCTATCCCAAAACTACATTGGGAGAGAGCCGACGTTTGCCCAAGCCCGATGATAAAATTTGCCCAATATGTTTGGCTGAGTATCAGCCCAACGAGACCTTAAGGACCATTCCTGAATGCCAACACTCTTTCCATACAGATTGCATAGATGAATGGCTTCCATTAAATGCTTCTTGTCCAGTTTGCCGCAAATCCCCCGGGCCCAATCCATTATCCCTTAGTGAAGCTCCTTAA
- the LOC132058291 gene encoding putative RING-H2 finger protein ATL69 isoform X2 has protein sequence MMDTNFGEEMFFCDYLPAPPRDDKSEFPKGAKYAIAVGAGVPIMLLLIVLLCWITSSRRRAQPVLELSATVAPQPIALVGLDGPTIESYPKTTLGESRRLPKPDDKICPICLAEYQPNETLRTIPECQHSFHTDCIDEWLPLNASCPVCRKSPGPNPLSLSEAP, from the exons ATGATGGACACCAATTTTGGTGAAGAAATGTTCTTTTGTGACTATTTGCCTGCACCGCCTCGCGATGATAAATCCG AGTTTCCGAAAGGCGCAAAGTATGCCATAGCTGTGGGAGCTGGGGTACCGATAATGTTACTCCTGATCGTGCTTCTATGTTGGATAACATCTAGCAGGAGGAGAGCCCAACCAGTACTAGAACTAAGCGCTACTGTGGCACCACAACCCATTGCATTGGTGGGCCTAGATGGACCCACGATAGAATCCTATCCCAAAACTACATTGGGAGAGAGCCGACGTTTGCCCAAGCCCGATGATAAAATTTGCCCAATATGTTTGGCTGAGTATCAGCCCAACGAGACCTTAAGGACCATTCCTGAATGCCAACACTCTTTCCATACAGATTGCATAGATGAATGGCTTCCATTAAATGCTTCTTGTCCAGTTTGCCGCAAATCCCCCGGGCCCAATCCATTATCCCTTAGTGAAGCTCCTTAA
- the LOC132057640 gene encoding uncharacterized protein LOC132057640, with protein MFYTMELQKIICLFLFLYNYLIGTIAVPVERHFTEQVDLSTDIRLARVNPVCEWCESSGGRCVMMNTNSGGEIICDYFRTPNNRERKRGLPKGTQRRHKCGSWGTGNVIPGWALFCVCRRITSCRRRAQPVLELGATVAPQPIALVGLDGPTIESYPKTIL; from the exons ATGTTTTATACCATGGAATTGCAAAAAATCATTTGTCTGTTTCTTTTCTTGTATAATTACTTGATAGGAACTATAGCTGTTCCAGTAGAGCGGCATTTCACCGAACAGGTGGATCTTAGTACTGATATTAGGCTCGCAAGGGTTAATCCAGTTTGTGAATGGTGCGAGTCAAGTGGTGGacgatgtgttatgatgaacaCCAATTCTGGTGGAGAAATCATTTGTGACTATTTCCGTACCCCAAACAACCGTGAACGGAAACGCG GGTTACCTAAAGGCACGCAAAGACGCCATAAATGTGGGAGCTGGGGCACCGGCAATGTTATTCCTGGTTGGGCTCTATTTTGTGTATGTAGAAGGATAACGTCTTGCAGGAGGAGAGCCCAACCAGTACTAGAACTAGGAGCCACCGTGGCACCACAGCCCATTGCATTAGTGGGTCTAGATGGGCCCACGATAGAATCCTATCCCAAAACTATATtgtaa
- the LOC132056444 gene encoding rust resistance kinase Lr10-like: MLIQLFLHLIFLRVAVGQLVINQDQCSPTRCGDFGPVIRFPFYLKNRQPTHCGYPGFELSCTSDNVTQFKLQFPVQASINNIDIPISTNVSVQEIDYKSQKIKLSDLNASCLPRQISSINSSASLFTFDPNAYSGVTLFNCSSNKTYSSSGRINCLSGPHYDVLAFRSYYSISQFPSSCTKMYNISDVPNEVLFGPSQYSQTQIYLHWSEPFCGNCEDDGKYCKLKSNGSGSETECVDIPKDPSKGPSKRIVVAIVLGSVFAFVLIILAVYKIVKLKLKKEDQKRIERFLEEYKALRPTRYSYADIKKITQQFKYKLGQGGYGKVYKGKLSNEILVAVKVLNNLKGDGEDFINEVSSIGRIHHVNVVRLVGYCADGYRRALVYEYLSNDTLQKIISSGNGRGSSLGWEKMQQIAVGIAKGIEYLHQGCNQRIVHFDIKPHNILLDQDFNPKVADFGLAKLCSKDQSAVSMTAARGTIGYIAPEVFSRSYGNVSYKADIYSFGMLLLDMIGGRNKFDDAANEENSSSQIYYPEWMYKQLEKGEEITIQIENEDESSIIKKLAIVGLWCIQWYPAGRPSMKVVIQMLEGEDIPIMPPNPFGSMNSPNMRTTAEGRQFSSDLGSSFETGASSN, encoded by the exons ATGCTTATTCAATTGTTTCTTCATCTAATTTTCTTGAGAGTAGCTGTAGGACAACTAGTAATAAACCAAGATCAATGCTCGCCAACAAGATGTGGCGATTTTGGTCCGGTTATTCGATTCCCTTTTTATCTGAAAAATCGTCAGCCAACTCACTGCGGCTACCCTGGTTTCGAACTATCTTGTACTTCAGACAATGTTACTCAATTCAAGCTCCAATTTCCAGTACAGGCATCTATCAACAACATTGACATTCCGATATCAACTAATGTTTCTGTTCAGGAAATTGATTACAAGTCacagaaaataaaattatcagACCTCAATGCTTCGTGTCTTCCCAGGCAGATTTCAAGCATAAACTCGTCTGCTTCGCTGTTTACCTTTGATCCGAACGCATATAGTGgtgtcactttattcaattgttcCTCAAACAAAACGTACTCATCGTCTGGTCGGATCAATTGCCTTAGTGGACCTCATTATGACGTCCTTGCTTTTCGCTCTTACTATAGTATCTCTCAGTTTCCGTCTTCTTGTACAAAGATGTACAACatttcagatgttccaaacgAGGTACTTTTTGGGCCATCACAATATAGTCAAACACAGATTTATCTGCATTGGTCTGAACCATTTTGTGGGAATTGTGAAGATGATGGGAAGTACTGCAAGTTGAAATCTAATGGTTCAGGTAGTGAAACCGAATGTGTTGACATTCCAAAAGATCCTAGCAAAG GGCCATCAAAGAGAATTGTTGTTGCAATTGTACTAGGTAGCGTGTTTGCCTTTGTGTTGATCATTCTAGCAGTCTACAAGATTGTAAAATTGAAACTAAAGAAAGAGGATCAGAAAAGGATTGAGAGGTTTTTGGAGGAGTATAAAGCTCTGAGACCTACAAGATACAGTTATGCAGATATTAAGAAAATCACACAGCAATTCAAGTATAAACTAGGTCAAGGAGGCTATGGGAAAGTATATAAAGGGAAGCTATCAAATGAAATTCTTGTTGCGGTTAAGGTCCTTAACAATTTGAAGGGTGATGGGGAAGACTTCATCAATGAAGTGAGCAGCATAGGTAGAATTCACCATGTAAACGTTGTGCGTTTAGTTGGATATTGTGCTGATGGTTACAGACGAGCTCTTGTATATGAATATCTATCAAACGACACACTTCAAAAGATCATATCATCAGGGAATGGAAGAGGGTCATCACTAGGTTGGGAGAAGATGCAACAAATAGCTGTAGGAATCGCGAAGGGAATCGAGTATCTGCATCAAGGGTGCAATCAACGAATTGTTCACTTTGATATCAAACCACATAATATCTTGCTAGACCAAGATTTCAATCCAAAAGTTGCGGATTTTGGGCTGGCAAAGTTGTGCTCCAAGGACCAAAGTGCTGTGTCAATGACTGCTGCTCGAGGCACCATTGGCTATATTGCCCCTGAAGTTTTCTCCAGGAGCTATGGAAATGTTTCATATAAAGCAGATATTTATAGTTTCGGTATGTTGTTGCTTGATATGATTGGTGGAAGGAACAAATTTGATGATGCTGCAAATGAGGAGAACAGTAGCAGTCAGATTTACTACCCGGAGTGGATGTACAAACAACTGGAGAAAGGAGAAGAAATAACAATCCAAATTGAGAATGAAGATGAGAGCAGCATAATCAAGAAACTAGCAATTGTAGGACTTTGGTGCATTCAATGGTATCCAGCTGGTAGGCCATCAATGAAAGTTGTGATTCAAATGCTAGAAGGAGAAGACATTCCCATCATGCCCCCTAATCCATTCGGTTCAATGAATTCGCCAAACATGAGGACTACTGCAGAGGGAAGGCAATTTAGCAGTGATCTTGGAAGCAGTTTTGAAACTGGTGCAAGTTCGAATTGA
- the LOC132057641 gene encoding uncharacterized protein LOC132057641, translating to MRFVDGSTREPSAGTDLHRAWSRANNMVISWLLNSLSREISESVLYYSTSKDIWAELEARFGQSSGARLFQLQKELSDLTQGASDIATYFTKMKRLWDELDTLDSFSPCLCECSCGAKEKNIKFKQDERLLKFLMGLNDTSFVVQEETF from the coding sequence atgcGTTTTGTTGATGGATCTACCCGAGAACCAAGTGCAGGAACTGATCTGCACAGAGCTTGGTCTAGGGCCAACAACATGGTCATTTCTTGGTTATTAAACTCTTTATCTAGGGAAATTTCAGAAAGTGTCTTATACTATTCTACTTCTAAAGATATTTGGGCAGAATTGGAGGCAAGATTTGGCCAAAGCTCAGGTGCTAGGCTTTTTCAACTCCAAAAGGAGCTTAGTGACCTTACTCAAGGTGCATCTGATATTGCAACCTATTTTACCAAGATGAAACGACTCTGGGATGAGTTGGATACCTTGGATTCTTTTTCACCATGTCTTTGTGAATGTTCATGTggagcaaaagaaaaaaatatcaagtttaaGCAAGATGAAAGATTACTTAAATTTCTAATGGGTTTAAATGATACTTCTTTTGTGGTGCAAGAGGAAACATTCTAA